In Suricata suricatta isolate VVHF042 chromosome 14, meerkat_22Aug2017_6uvM2_HiC, whole genome shotgun sequence, one DNA window encodes the following:
- the GGT5 gene encoding glutathione hydrolase 5 proenzyme isoform X3 — protein sequence MAQGRRATVSMVLLGLGLALAIIVPAVILSRHHARCGPQASAHAAVAADSKVCSDIGRAILQQRGSPVDAAIAALVCTGVVNPQSMGLGGGVIFTIYNATTGKVEVINARETVPANYVPHLLDQCEEAQPLGTGAQWIGVPGELRGYAEAHRRHGRLPWAQLFWPTISLLRGDYRMPFILSQFLQSDFLRPSLYMTSLRQLFFNGTEPLKAQDPFPWPALATTLETVATEGAEVFYTGTLGQMLLEDIANQGSQLTLQDLAAFQPEVVDALAVPLGDYTLYSPPPPAGGAILSFILNVLKGFNFSSESVARPEGSVNLYHHLVETLKFAGGQRWRLWDPRSHLDIQNASQDLLGEALAQHIRQQIDARGDHHLSHYSLAGAWGHGMGTAHVSVLGEDGSAVAATSTINTPFGAMLYSPRTGILLNNELLDLCWRRAPDSHVTPPPAVNGDRSGGAVTPIRPPVPGERPPSSMVPSILVNTVQGSKLVIGGAGGELIIPAVAQVIINKLWLGFDLRTAIEAPILHVNSEGYVEYEPSFSQEVRKGLQDRGHNQTQRLFFLNVVQAVSQDGACVYAAADPRKGGEASGY from the exons AGCCATCCTCCAGCAGCGTGGCTCGCCTGTGGATGCCGCCATCGCGGCTCTTGTCTGCACTGGAGTCGTCAACCCTCAGAGCATGGGTCTGGGCGGAGGGGTCATCTTCACCATCTACAACGCCACCACTG GGAAGGTGGAAGTCATCAATGCCAGGGAGACCGTGCCTGCCAACTACGTCCCCCATCTGCTGGACCAGTGTGAGGAGGCCCAGCCACTGGGCACAG GGGCCCAGTGGATCGGAGTGCCCGGGGAGCTCCGGGGCTATGCTGAGGCCCACCGCCGCCACGGCCGCCTGCCCTGGGCACAGCTGTTTTGGCCCACCATCTCCCTGCTCCGCGGGGACTACCGCATGCCCTTCATCCTCAGTCAGTTCCTGCAGAGTGACTTCCTACGGCCTTCCCTGTACATGACATCCCTGAG GCAGCTCTTTTTCAATGGGACAGAACCTCTGAAGGCTCAGGACCCATTCCCATGGCCCGCATTGGCCACCACCCTGGAAACCGTGGCCACAGAAGGTGCAGAGGTCTTCTATACAGGGACGCTGGGCCAGATGCTGCTGGAGGACATTGCCAATCAAG GCAGCCAGCTGACCCTGCAAGACCTGGCAGCGTTCCAGCCAGAGGTAGTGGATGCCCTGGCGGTGCCCCTCGGGGACTACACCCTGTACTCACCGCCACCACCAGCAGGGGGCGCGATTCTCAGCTTCATCCTCAACGTGCTCAAAG ggttcAACTTCTCCTCTGAGTCCGTGGCCAGACCCGAGGGGAGTGTGAACTTGTACCATCACCTTGTGGAGACGCTCAAGTTTGCCGGGGGACAGAGATGGCGACTGTGGGACCCTCGCAGCCACCTGGATATCCAG AACGCCTCCCAGGACCTGCTGGGAGAGGCTTTGGCCCAGCATATCCGCCAGCAGATCGACGCTCGGGGTGACCACCATCTCAGCCACTACAGCCTGGCCGGGGCCTGGGGCCACGGGATGGGCACAGCGCACGTGTCTGTGCTGGGGGAGGATGGCAGCGCCGTGGCAGCCACCAGTACCATCAACACGCC CTTTGGAGCAATGCTGTACTCCCCACGCACCGGCATCCTCCTCAACAATGAGCTTCTGGATCTATGCTGGAGGCGCGCACCAGACTCCCACGTCACCCCGCCACCTG CGGTGAATGGAGACAGAAGTGGAGGGGCG GTGACACCCATCCGGCCTCCAGTTCCAGGCGAGCGGCCTCCATCATCCATGGTCCCCTCCATCTTGGTCAACACAGTTCAGGGGTCAAAGCTGGTGATTGGCGGGGCTGGTGGGGAGCTCATCATCCCTGCTGTGGCTCAG gtcATCATAAATAAGTTGTGGCTTGGCTTTGACCTGAGGACTGCCATTGAAGCCCCTATCCTGCACGTCAACAGCGAGGGCTATGTGGAATATGAGCCCAGCTTCAGCCAG GAGGTGCGGAAGGGGCTCCAGGACAGGGGCCACAACCAGACCCAGAGGCTGTTTTTCCTGAACGTGGTCCAGGCCGTGTCCCAGGACGGGGCCTGTGTGTACGCTGCAGCAGACCCAAGGAAAGGCGGGGAGGCCTCGGGCTACTGA
- the GGT5 gene encoding glutathione hydrolase 5 proenzyme isoform X1 yields the protein MAQGRRATVSMVLLGLGLALAIIVPAVILSRHHARCGPQASAHAAVAADSKVCSDIGRAILQQRGSPVDAAIAALVCTGVVNPQSMGLGGGVIFTIYNATTGKVEVINARETVPANYVPHLLDQCEEAQPLGTGAQWIGVPGELRGYAEAHRRHGRLPWAQLFWPTISLLRGDYRMPFILSQFLQSDFLRPSLYMTSLRQLFFNGTEPLKAQDPFPWPALATTLETVATEGAEVFYTGTLGQMLLEDIANQGSQLTLQDLAAFQPEVVDALAVPLGDYTLYSPPPPAGGAILSFILNVLKGFNFSSESVARPEGSVNLYHHLVETLKFAGGQRWRLWDPRSHLDIQNASQDLLGEALAQHIRQQIDARGDHHLSHYSLAGAWGHGMGTAHVSVLGEDGSAVAATSTINTPFGAMLYSPRTGILLNNELLDLCWRRAPDSHVTPPPVPGERPPSSMVPSILVNTVQGSKLVIGGAGGELIIPAVAQVIINKLWLGFDLRTAIEAPILHVNSEGYVEYEPSFSQEVRKGLQDRGHNQTQRLFFLNVVQAVSQDGACVYAAADPRKGGEASGY from the exons AGCCATCCTCCAGCAGCGTGGCTCGCCTGTGGATGCCGCCATCGCGGCTCTTGTCTGCACTGGAGTCGTCAACCCTCAGAGCATGGGTCTGGGCGGAGGGGTCATCTTCACCATCTACAACGCCACCACTG GGAAGGTGGAAGTCATCAATGCCAGGGAGACCGTGCCTGCCAACTACGTCCCCCATCTGCTGGACCAGTGTGAGGAGGCCCAGCCACTGGGCACAG GGGCCCAGTGGATCGGAGTGCCCGGGGAGCTCCGGGGCTATGCTGAGGCCCACCGCCGCCACGGCCGCCTGCCCTGGGCACAGCTGTTTTGGCCCACCATCTCCCTGCTCCGCGGGGACTACCGCATGCCCTTCATCCTCAGTCAGTTCCTGCAGAGTGACTTCCTACGGCCTTCCCTGTACATGACATCCCTGAG GCAGCTCTTTTTCAATGGGACAGAACCTCTGAAGGCTCAGGACCCATTCCCATGGCCCGCATTGGCCACCACCCTGGAAACCGTGGCCACAGAAGGTGCAGAGGTCTTCTATACAGGGACGCTGGGCCAGATGCTGCTGGAGGACATTGCCAATCAAG GCAGCCAGCTGACCCTGCAAGACCTGGCAGCGTTCCAGCCAGAGGTAGTGGATGCCCTGGCGGTGCCCCTCGGGGACTACACCCTGTACTCACCGCCACCACCAGCAGGGGGCGCGATTCTCAGCTTCATCCTCAACGTGCTCAAAG ggttcAACTTCTCCTCTGAGTCCGTGGCCAGACCCGAGGGGAGTGTGAACTTGTACCATCACCTTGTGGAGACGCTCAAGTTTGCCGGGGGACAGAGATGGCGACTGTGGGACCCTCGCAGCCACCTGGATATCCAG AACGCCTCCCAGGACCTGCTGGGAGAGGCTTTGGCCCAGCATATCCGCCAGCAGATCGACGCTCGGGGTGACCACCATCTCAGCCACTACAGCCTGGCCGGGGCCTGGGGCCACGGGATGGGCACAGCGCACGTGTCTGTGCTGGGGGAGGATGGCAGCGCCGTGGCAGCCACCAGTACCATCAACACGCC CTTTGGAGCAATGCTGTACTCCCCACGCACCGGCATCCTCCTCAACAATGAGCTTCTGGATCTATGCTGGAGGCGCGCACCAGACTCCCACGTCACCCCGCCACCTG TTCCAGGCGAGCGGCCTCCATCATCCATGGTCCCCTCCATCTTGGTCAACACAGTTCAGGGGTCAAAGCTGGTGATTGGCGGGGCTGGTGGGGAGCTCATCATCCCTGCTGTGGCTCAG gtcATCATAAATAAGTTGTGGCTTGGCTTTGACCTGAGGACTGCCATTGAAGCCCCTATCCTGCACGTCAACAGCGAGGGCTATGTGGAATATGAGCCCAGCTTCAGCCAG GAGGTGCGGAAGGGGCTCCAGGACAGGGGCCACAACCAGACCCAGAGGCTGTTTTTCCTGAACGTGGTCCAGGCCGTGTCCCAGGACGGGGCCTGTGTGTACGCTGCAGCAGACCCAAGGAAAGGCGGGGAGGCCTCGGGCTACTGA
- the GGT5 gene encoding glutathione hydrolase 5 proenzyme isoform X2, protein MGLGGGVIFTIYNATTGKVEVINARETVPANYVPHLLDQCEEAQPLGTGAQWIGVPGELRGYAEAHRRHGRLPWAQLFWPTISLLRGDYRMPFILSQFLQSDFLRPSLYMTSLRQLFFNGTEPLKAQDPFPWPALATTLETVATEGAEVFYTGTLGQMLLEDIANQGSQLTLQDLAAFQPEVVDALAVPLGDYTLYSPPPPAGGAILSFILNVLKGFNFSSESVARPEGSVNLYHHLVETLKFAGGQRWRLWDPRSHLDIQNASQDLLGEALAQHIRQQIDARGDHHLSHYSLAGAWGHGMGTAHVSVLGEDGSAVAATSTINTPFGAMLYSPRTGILLNNELLDLCWRRAPDSHVTPPPVPGERPPSSMVPSILVNTVQGSKLVIGGAGGELIIPAVAQVIINKLWLGFDLRTAIEAPILHVNSEGYVEYEPSFSQEVRKGLQDRGHNQTQRLFFLNVVQAVSQDGACVYAAADPRKGGEASGY, encoded by the exons ATGGGTCTGGGCGGAGGGGTCATCTTCACCATCTACAACGCCACCACTG GGAAGGTGGAAGTCATCAATGCCAGGGAGACCGTGCCTGCCAACTACGTCCCCCATCTGCTGGACCAGTGTGAGGAGGCCCAGCCACTGGGCACAG GGGCCCAGTGGATCGGAGTGCCCGGGGAGCTCCGGGGCTATGCTGAGGCCCACCGCCGCCACGGCCGCCTGCCCTGGGCACAGCTGTTTTGGCCCACCATCTCCCTGCTCCGCGGGGACTACCGCATGCCCTTCATCCTCAGTCAGTTCCTGCAGAGTGACTTCCTACGGCCTTCCCTGTACATGACATCCCTGAG GCAGCTCTTTTTCAATGGGACAGAACCTCTGAAGGCTCAGGACCCATTCCCATGGCCCGCATTGGCCACCACCCTGGAAACCGTGGCCACAGAAGGTGCAGAGGTCTTCTATACAGGGACGCTGGGCCAGATGCTGCTGGAGGACATTGCCAATCAAG GCAGCCAGCTGACCCTGCAAGACCTGGCAGCGTTCCAGCCAGAGGTAGTGGATGCCCTGGCGGTGCCCCTCGGGGACTACACCCTGTACTCACCGCCACCACCAGCAGGGGGCGCGATTCTCAGCTTCATCCTCAACGTGCTCAAAG ggttcAACTTCTCCTCTGAGTCCGTGGCCAGACCCGAGGGGAGTGTGAACTTGTACCATCACCTTGTGGAGACGCTCAAGTTTGCCGGGGGACAGAGATGGCGACTGTGGGACCCTCGCAGCCACCTGGATATCCAG AACGCCTCCCAGGACCTGCTGGGAGAGGCTTTGGCCCAGCATATCCGCCAGCAGATCGACGCTCGGGGTGACCACCATCTCAGCCACTACAGCCTGGCCGGGGCCTGGGGCCACGGGATGGGCACAGCGCACGTGTCTGTGCTGGGGGAGGATGGCAGCGCCGTGGCAGCCACCAGTACCATCAACACGCC CTTTGGAGCAATGCTGTACTCCCCACGCACCGGCATCCTCCTCAACAATGAGCTTCTGGATCTATGCTGGAGGCGCGCACCAGACTCCCACGTCACCCCGCCACCTG TTCCAGGCGAGCGGCCTCCATCATCCATGGTCCCCTCCATCTTGGTCAACACAGTTCAGGGGTCAAAGCTGGTGATTGGCGGGGCTGGTGGGGAGCTCATCATCCCTGCTGTGGCTCAG gtcATCATAAATAAGTTGTGGCTTGGCTTTGACCTGAGGACTGCCATTGAAGCCCCTATCCTGCACGTCAACAGCGAGGGCTATGTGGAATATGAGCCCAGCTTCAGCCAG GAGGTGCGGAAGGGGCTCCAGGACAGGGGCCACAACCAGACCCAGAGGCTGTTTTTCCTGAACGTGGTCCAGGCCGTGTCCCAGGACGGGGCCTGTGTGTACGCTGCAGCAGACCCAAGGAAAGGCGGGGAGGCCTCGGGCTACTGA